In Aggregatibacter sp. 2125159857, one DNA window encodes the following:
- a CDS encoding MBL fold metallo-hydrolase, whose amino-acid sequence MTHKKQRGMFGYVACRMGRWLYAKRYPHYSTAEHYDPHTRTFFNAEARRPVVHAASAMWKFIFQEKSLHPPEPLPILKPDWTTFLAPAPKGRFIWFGHSTLMMRLGTQTILTDPLFGKSASPLPVMMHRFQDPPAHIEELPAIDVALISHNHYDHLERKSIRTLAKRQCHFIVPLGIGVLLQRWGVAPARITELDWWDSVEYNGVRYTALPARHYSGRGVFDNSRTLWASFVIQHKEERFYFHGDSSYGQHFDVIAERFNGFDIAFIENGQYDERWPDNHLFPHQTVELAVKLNPKRFMPIHWGAYPLALHAWNEPVLQSIPMAQKLGLNPLTPLIGQVFDVDTLTSSWFQNT is encoded by the coding sequence ATGACACACAAAAAGCAACGGGGAATGTTTGGCTATGTCGCATGTCGAATGGGGCGTTGGCTTTATGCTAAGCGTTATCCTCATTATTCTACCGCCGAACATTACGATCCTCACACCCGCACTTTTTTTAATGCTGAAGCGAGAAGACCAGTAGTTCACGCCGCCAGTGCAATGTGGAAATTCATTTTTCAGGAAAAATCGCTGCATCCTCCTGAGCCATTGCCCATTCTTAAGCCGGATTGGACAACCTTTTTAGCTCCGGCACCAAAAGGCCGCTTTATTTGGTTTGGTCATTCGACGTTAATGATGCGTCTTGGCACTCAAACGATTCTGACCGATCCGCTGTTTGGCAAAAGTGCCTCGCCTCTGCCAGTGATGATGCATCGTTTCCAAGATCCTCCTGCTCATATTGAAGAGTTACCGGCGATCGATGTCGCGTTGATTTCCCATAATCATTATGATCATCTTGAGCGGAAAAGCATACGCACTCTTGCTAAACGCCAGTGCCATTTTATTGTACCGCTGGGAATTGGCGTTTTATTACAACGCTGGGGTGTGGCACCGGCACGAATTACCGAGTTAGATTGGTGGGACAGTGTGGAATATAACGGGGTACGTTATACCGCACTGCCTGCACGCCATTATTCCGGGCGCGGTGTATTTGATAATAGTAGAACACTGTGGGCCAGTTTTGTGATTCAACATAAAGAAGAGCGGTTTTATTTCCATGGTGATTCTTCTTATGGTCAGCATTTTGATGTAATCGCCGAACGTTTTAACGGATTTGATATCGCTTTCATTGAAAATGGACAATATGATGAGCGTTGGCCGGATAACCATTTATTTCCTCATCAAACGGTTGAATTAGCCGTTAAGTTAAATCCGAAACGATTTATGCCGATTCACTGGGGCGCTTATCCTTTGGCATTGCACGCCTGGAATGAGCCGGTATTACAAAGCATTCCAATGGCGCAGAAGTTGGGGTTAAATCCTTTGACGCCGTTAATTGGGCAAGTTTTTGATGTTGATACGTTAACGTCCAGCTGGTTTCAAAACACTTAG